In the genome of Segatella copri, one region contains:
- a CDS encoding glycosyltransferase family 4 protein, whose product MKVLYDSQAFDMQTHGGVSRCFAELYFHLPQDIEASLSVMESANVYLKTLGIKPDGELYHNFLWKKDSAIKKMLYKFYYNAKFGEYSRLDRTPRINRYKSVCDIKSKDFDLFHPTFFDPYFLKYIGSKPYVVTVHDMIPELYNQYYDHNDYQILQKHLVIPKANHIIAVSQQTKRDLCRIMNIKEEQVSVVYHGADETPYTPNENNRHPFEYILFVGERHFYKNFDFFAKQCVPILKRHKELKVVCTGKPFNETEKSMFKSWEMEDRFIHEFIKTDQEMLDLYHYALAFVYPSSYEGFGLPILEAYKAECPVLLNHASCFPEIAEDAAVYFHMDEKRTDFEEQFETFYYLDGIEKKKLIEKQNERLKHFSWKKSALELANIYKHIN is encoded by the coding sequence ATGAAAGTATTATATGACAGTCAAGCCTTCGATATGCAAACGCATGGAGGCGTATCACGTTGTTTTGCCGAATTATATTTCCACTTGCCTCAAGACATTGAAGCAAGCCTCAGCGTCATGGAATCTGCCAATGTTTACCTCAAAACATTAGGAATTAAACCAGATGGAGAATTATATCATAACTTCCTCTGGAAGAAAGATTCTGCAATAAAGAAAATGCTATATAAGTTCTATTATAATGCAAAATTCGGAGAATATTCACGATTAGATCGTACTCCAAGAATCAATAGATACAAATCTGTCTGCGACATCAAGTCTAAGGATTTCGATTTGTTTCATCCAACTTTCTTTGACCCTTACTTCCTCAAGTACATAGGCAGTAAGCCTTATGTAGTCACGGTACATGATATGATACCCGAACTGTACAATCAGTATTATGACCATAATGACTATCAGATTCTGCAAAAACATCTTGTCATACCAAAAGCAAATCACATCATTGCAGTCAGCCAACAGACAAAAAGGGATTTATGCCGTATCATGAATATCAAGGAAGAGCAGGTGAGCGTAGTTTATCATGGAGCAGACGAAACTCCTTATACGCCAAACGAAAACAACAGACATCCATTTGAATATATACTTTTCGTTGGCGAACGTCACTTTTATAAAAACTTTGATTTCTTTGCCAAGCAATGTGTACCTATTTTAAAAAGACACAAGGAACTGAAGGTAGTATGCACAGGAAAGCCTTTCAATGAGACTGAAAAAAGTATGTTTAAATCATGGGAAATGGAAGATAGATTCATACATGAGTTTATCAAAACAGATCAAGAAATGCTAGACTTATACCACTATGCCCTGGCATTCGTTTACCCATCATCATACGAAGGGTTCGGACTCCCGATTCTTGAAGCTTACAAAGCAGAATGCCCTGTTTTACTCAATCATGCCAGTTGTTTTCCGGAAATCGCAGAAGACGCAGCAGTTTACTTCCACATGGATGAAAAGAGAACTGATTTCGAAGAACAGTTTGAAACTTTCTACTATCTAGACGGGATAGAGAAAAAGAAACTCATAGAAAAGCAGAATGAAAGACTAAAACATTTTTCATGGAAAAAATCTGCGTTGGAGTTGGCTAATATTTATAAACATATCAATTAG
- a CDS encoding glycosyltransferase family 2 protein yields MKKKVSVITVNYNNLKGLERTISSVLSQSFSDFEYIIVDGGSTDGSKEYIESKQEYINQWVSEKDHGVYNAMNKAIRMAQGEYCIFMNSGDHFFSSQSLENAAKMLNGSDYYVGETIIIDSKLASLCLPPQNMSFRFIRDKVLQHQSTFTRTQLLKEHPYNENLKIVSDWAHFLENWYFKKCSYQAINTIVAVYYTDGISFTNGDLLKKERKEVFSELFGSTSKLPHIKETAEEKKERINDDFAFKLKKALKMKPVSRDWKILRTGFKFLWKDLSIKSK; encoded by the coding sequence ATGAAAAAGAAAGTCTCTGTCATAACTGTCAACTATAATAATCTGAAGGGATTGGAAAGAACAATCTCTTCAGTGCTTTCGCAATCATTCAGCGATTTTGAATACATCATCGTTGATGGTGGTTCAACTGATGGCAGCAAGGAATACATAGAATCCAAGCAAGAATATATCAATCAATGGGTCAGCGAAAAAGATCATGGGGTATATAATGCCATGAATAAAGCCATAAGAATGGCACAAGGCGAATATTGTATCTTCATGAATTCGGGCGATCATTTCTTTTCTTCACAATCTTTGGAGAATGCTGCCAAGATGCTCAATGGCTCAGACTACTACGTGGGAGAAACCATTATTATAGACAGCAAACTGGCTTCACTCTGCCTTCCACCACAGAACATGTCGTTCCGATTTATCAGAGATAAAGTTCTGCAGCATCAATCTACATTTACAAGGACTCAGTTGCTAAAGGAGCATCCCTACAATGAAAATCTGAAAATCGTATCAGATTGGGCACACTTCCTGGAAAACTGGTATTTCAAAAAATGTTCATACCAAGCTATAAACACTATTGTTGCTGTATATTATACTGATGGCATCTCTTTTACAAATGGTGACTTATTGAAAAAGGAAAGAAAAGAGGTGTTCTCCGAGTTATTTGGAAGCACCAGCAAGTTGCCTCACATAAAAGAGACTGCAGAAGAAAAAAAAGAACGCATCAATGATGATTTTGCATTCAAACTGAAAAAAGCTCTGAAGATGAAACCAGTATCACGCGACTGGAAAATCCTACGTACAGGCTTTAAATTTTTGTGGAAAGATTTGTCTATTAAATCAAAGTAA
- a CDS encoding glycosyltransferase family 2 protein → MNCELSIIVPVYNTAQYLPQCIESILKQSFKNWELILIDDGSTDGSAEICEEWAQKDARIKVIHKVNSGQADSRNQALEICQGAYIGFVDSDDWIEESMYEVLMDDLKTTNSDIAICNHYDESKNKTLCKNASDKRYILKNQEIQELVIKDKIKSYIWQMLFKRELLNKPMPTSKNYEDYSILPHWFENAKQVVYTYQPLYHYRLRKSSIVHDLSLNRYYEFFQAEISRYNYYKRSPFRKIAKRMVVKRGIKAAKYVSRNQTSLSKQKEIRAMVSRISKDLKAFSLIGIEKKSFKERVLLYLLLKHPNKFILYQRMMDKLMFYKHSNLDLYE, encoded by the coding sequence ATGAATTGTGAATTAAGCATTATTGTTCCCGTTTACAATACAGCACAATATTTACCTCAATGCATAGAGTCTATTCTAAAGCAATCATTCAAGAACTGGGAACTGATTCTTATAGATGACGGCTCAACAGACGGCTCGGCTGAAATATGTGAAGAATGGGCTCAAAAGGATGCTAGAATCAAAGTCATCCACAAAGTTAATTCCGGACAGGCAGATAGCAGAAACCAAGCTCTTGAAATCTGTCAGGGAGCCTATATTGGCTTTGTTGACAGCGATGATTGGATTGAAGAATCTATGTATGAAGTCTTGATGGATGATTTAAAGACTACCAATTCAGACATCGCTATCTGTAATCATTACGACGAAAGCAAGAACAAGACTCTTTGCAAAAATGCTTCAGATAAGAGATATATCTTAAAGAACCAAGAAATACAGGAGCTTGTCATTAAGGATAAAATCAAGAGCTATATCTGGCAAATGCTCTTCAAACGAGAGTTGCTCAACAAGCCGATGCCTACCTCAAAAAATTACGAGGATTATAGCATTCTGCCACATTGGTTCGAAAATGCTAAACAGGTGGTCTATACTTACCAGCCGCTGTATCATTACCGGCTTCGAAAAAGCAGCATCGTCCACGATTTATCTCTCAACAGATATTATGAATTCTTTCAGGCTGAAATATCAAGATATAATTATTACAAGCGCTCTCCTTTCCGCAAGATTGCCAAAAGAATGGTCGTAAAGCGAGGTATCAAAGCGGCTAAATACGTATCAAGAAACCAGACTTCTCTATCGAAGCAGAAAGAAATCAGGGCCATGGTAAGCAGAATATCCAAGGATCTCAAGGCCTTTTCTCTAATCGGTATAGAGAAAAAGAGTTTCAAGGAACGCGTTTTGCTTTATCTCTTGTTAAAACACCCTAATAAATTCATTTTGTATCAACGAATGATGGACAAGCTGATGTTCTACAAACATTCTAATTTAGATTTATACGAATAA
- a CDS encoding glycosyltransferase family 8 protein, translating into MIHIACNIDDNYIMQCCTTLVSVMYNNRNEQITFHIIAEKLSNEAKSMLTEEVEKYNQQIHFYAYNLNMNLSSFKSAHISLAAYLRLFVADILPVEIHKILYLDCDLIINDSIKDLWETDVTSYAVAAVEDMWSGKANNYTRLEYPQEDTYFNSGVLIINLDYWRNAHLSKASLEFAEKYAEKLIFNDQDILNGLLHDRKLLIPFRWNIQDGFLRKRRHLRQQAIPELVEELKHPVIIHFTGHRKPWLHICQSPYQKLFFKYLDMTRWKGIRPQTPWSWKLKTLIDSILYAMHLKVQKYDYKNIQAL; encoded by the coding sequence ATGATTCATATAGCTTGTAACATAGATGATAATTACATCATGCAATGTTGTACTACTTTAGTTTCTGTCATGTACAATAACAGAAATGAACAGATAACATTCCATATCATTGCTGAGAAACTCAGCAATGAGGCTAAAAGTATGCTTACTGAAGAAGTAGAAAAATACAATCAGCAAATACACTTTTATGCTTACAATCTAAACATGAATCTTTCATCGTTCAAAAGTGCCCACATATCGCTTGCAGCTTACTTGCGTCTTTTCGTGGCAGATATTCTACCTGTAGAGATACATAAAATACTATATTTGGACTGCGATCTCATCATAAACGATTCTATAAAAGATTTGTGGGAGACAGATGTTACATCATACGCCGTAGCTGCAGTAGAAGACATGTGGAGCGGAAAAGCAAACAACTACACCCGCCTCGAATACCCTCAGGAAGATACCTATTTCAACTCGGGAGTACTCATCATCAATTTGGATTACTGGAGAAATGCCCATCTGAGTAAAGCCAGTTTGGAATTTGCAGAAAAATATGCAGAAAAGTTAATCTTCAACGATCAGGACATACTCAACGGACTTCTGCATGACAGAAAACTCCTGATTCCCTTCAGATGGAACATACAAGACGGCTTTCTAAGAAAAAGAAGACATCTTCGCCAGCAAGCCATACCGGAACTTGTAGAGGAATTAAAACATCCTGTCATCATACATTTCACAGGTCACAGAAAACCATGGCTCCATATATGCCAGAGTCCGTATCAGAAGCTATTCTTCAAATACCTGGACATGACAAGATGGAAGGGTATCCGACCTCAGACGCCATGGTCGTGGAAGCTCAAGACACTTATCGATAGTATATTATATGCAATGCACTTAAAAGTTCAAAAATACGATTATAAAAATATTCAAGCATTATGA
- a CDS encoding galactofuranosyltransferase — MEQKRLCYISRNYYNLTSAGNKAKTDNEDTLAEMGAINLGLPRTIRNSKILAFFLDLIGIIRACILLQKNDVLFLQYPVKKYFSFLCHVAHLKGAKTVSLIHDLGSFRRKKLTIQKEINRLSNSDYIIASNEKMKGWLKEHGLQKPVGALGLFDYRSASKCSEEVTEREQVKVVYAGALSMKKNSFLIELSKTLNHWQLLVCGNKEGLQGLQNNPLITYQGFVPSEEFIKHIDADFGLVWDGDSLDGCSGEYGQYLKWNSPHKVSFYLRAGLPLIIWKEAAVASIIEEAGAGITIRSLEELDDKLANLTPEQKKEMKKQALNLAQKLNKGGFLQDSFRSL, encoded by the coding sequence ATGGAACAAAAAAGACTTTGTTATATTAGTCGCAACTATTATAATCTGACAAGCGCCGGCAATAAAGCAAAAACAGACAACGAGGATACGCTTGCAGAAATGGGAGCCATCAATCTTGGCTTGCCACGCACTATCAGGAACAGTAAGATATTGGCTTTCTTCCTAGACCTGATAGGCATCATCCGTGCCTGTATCTTACTCCAGAAAAACGATGTGCTGTTCTTGCAATATCCTGTCAAGAAGTATTTTTCGTTTCTCTGCCATGTAGCCCATCTGAAAGGAGCCAAGACGGTTTCACTGATTCACGACCTTGGTTCTTTCCGCAGAAAGAAGCTCACCATCCAGAAGGAGATTAACCGTCTTTCGAATAGCGACTACATCATTGCATCAAACGAGAAGATGAAAGGATGGCTCAAAGAGCATGGGTTACAGAAGCCAGTTGGTGCCCTGGGCTTATTCGACTATCGTTCTGCATCAAAATGCTCGGAAGAAGTAACTGAAAGAGAGCAGGTAAAGGTGGTCTATGCCGGAGCCTTGAGTATGAAGAAGAATTCATTCCTGATAGAACTTTCCAAGACATTGAACCATTGGCAATTGTTGGTTTGTGGAAACAAAGAAGGTCTACAAGGCTTGCAAAACAATCCTCTGATTACCTATCAGGGCTTTGTACCATCAGAGGAGTTTATCAAGCATATAGATGCCGACTTCGGACTGGTATGGGACGGCGATTCACTTGATGGATGCTCGGGAGAATATGGTCAATACCTGAAATGGAATTCCCCTCATAAAGTATCCTTCTACCTCCGTGCCGGTTTGCCGCTCATCATCTGGAAAGAGGCAGCCGTAGCTTCTATCATCGAAGAAGCAGGAGCAGGTATAACCATCCGTTCGCTGGAAGAGCTGGATGACAAGCTTGCCAATCTTACCCCGGAACAGAAAAAGGAGATGAAAAAGCAAGCGCTAAATTTGGCTCAGAAGCTGAACAAAGGCGGGTTCCTTCAAGACTCTTTTCGCTCGTTATAA
- a CDS encoding lipopolysaccharide kinase InaA family protein: MRKIKINPKYEYLRAFIESIPDVFEKEGREIYNKRNLIKVLTAPDGTQVNVKRFHIPHGLNKFIYSWNIRKPKGQRAFEYPMILKRKGINTPEPLALIEERSFLNILGYSYLITIQCDYGHTLYEMADAKPEEYKYLAKALAHFAADIHLHEILHKDFTPGNILWKQDEEGFHFMLVDINRMDFGPVSEKKGLYNLRRFWGPKEFTRILVSEYALLRNIDTDKAVAYVMKERARFWTKYGKKHEIPFQLEL, from the coding sequence ATGAGAAAGATTAAGATAAATCCTAAATACGAATATCTGAGAGCCTTTATCGAGAGCATCCCTGATGTTTTCGAGAAGGAAGGTCGTGAGATATATAATAAGCGCAACCTCATCAAGGTGCTAACAGCACCAGATGGAACACAGGTTAACGTAAAGCGCTTTCATATACCACATGGTCTCAACAAATTCATCTATTCTTGGAATATCAGGAAGCCAAAAGGTCAACGAGCATTCGAATATCCTATGATTCTGAAAAGAAAAGGAATCAATACTCCAGAACCTTTAGCCCTTATTGAAGAGCGTAGCTTTCTGAATATCTTAGGATATAGTTATCTTATCACAATCCAGTGTGACTACGGTCATACACTCTATGAGATGGCAGACGCTAAGCCGGAAGAATATAAATATCTGGCAAAAGCCTTAGCCCATTTCGCAGCAGACATTCATCTGCACGAGATTCTCCATAAAGACTTTACACCAGGCAATATTCTCTGGAAACAAGATGAAGAAGGATTCCATTTCATGCTGGTAGATATCAACAGAATGGATTTCGGACCAGTAAGCGAGAAGAAAGGACTGTATAATCTCAGAAGATTCTGGGGACCTAAAGAATTCACCCGTATTCTGGTTAGCGAATATGCCCTACTGCGCAACATAGATACCGACAAGGCTGTAGCCTATGTGATGAAAGAACGGGCTAGGTTCTGGACCAAATATGGAAAGAAGCACGAAATTCCATTTCAGCTAGAATTATAG
- a CDS encoding lysophospholipid acyltransferase family protein: protein MVKIVYAFFYAISLLPFRLLYCIADFEYFMMYRVIKYRRGIARKNLTSSFPEKSEEEIIDIEKKFYHWFSDYFFEAVKLLSISDKELRQRFQVINSEEVEQCFLEGQNVAAILGHYCNWEWLSCVGIELPKSRKIGLIYHPLRNQAFDELFKRIRSHEENGVVVPKKDILRYLVDYKRKGIMSIFGYISDQGPKWENIHLWLPFLNHPETPVFTGGERIMRKMNDAVFYVEMSRPKRGYYTATYKLITREPNTLPEHEITRRFFQMLEETIRKNPPYYLWTHNRWKRTREEFDKRYEIKNGKVIPKE, encoded by the coding sequence ATGGTTAAGATTGTTTATGCATTCTTTTATGCAATATCTCTGCTGCCATTCAGGCTGCTCTATTGCATTGCCGATTTCGAGTACTTCATGATGTATCGCGTCATCAAGTACCGCAGGGGTATTGCGCGTAAGAATCTCACCAGCTCTTTTCCTGAGAAATCAGAAGAAGAGATTATCGACATCGAGAAGAAGTTCTATCACTGGTTCAGCGATTACTTCTTCGAGGCTGTCAAACTGCTCAGCATCAGTGACAAGGAGTTGCGCCAGCGATTCCAGGTCATCAACAGCGAGGAAGTGGAGCAATGTTTCCTGGAAGGTCAGAACGTGGCAGCTATCCTGGGCCATTACTGCAACTGGGAGTGGCTCTCATGCGTGGGTATCGAACTGCCCAAGTCACGCAAGATAGGCCTCATCTATCATCCTCTGCGCAACCAAGCCTTCGACGAACTCTTCAAGCGCATCCGTTCTCACGAGGAGAATGGCGTGGTGGTGCCCAAGAAAGACATCCTCCGCTATCTGGTGGATTACAAGCGCAAGGGCATCATGAGCATCTTCGGCTACATCAGTGACCAGGGTCCCAAGTGGGAGAACATCCACCTGTGGCTTCCTTTCCTCAACCATCCCGAAACCCCGGTGTTTACAGGCGGCGAGAGAATCATGAGAAAGATGAACGACGCCGTATTCTATGTAGAGATGTCGCGCCCTAAGCGAGGCTACTACACGGCAACCTACAAGCTCATCACCCGTGAGCCAAACACTCTGCCGGAGCACGAGATTACCCGTCGCTTCTTCCAGATGCTGGAAGAAACCATCCGCAAGAATCCACCTTATTATTTATGGACGCATAACAGATGGAAGCGAACCAGGGAGGAGTTTGATAAGCGATATGAAATCAAAAACGGTAAAGTAATTCCTAAAGAATAA
- a CDS encoding ABC transporter ATP-binding protein, with amino-acid sequence MKEFLQILRRFVPPYKKYLGLSVLFNILSAVLNIFSFAALIPILQILFQVDGGIRANDYMEWDGTLGSIKEVATNNLYYYIQEFIVAHSASLALLVIGLFLAFMTFLKTGAYFLSSATIIPIRTGIVRDIRNQLYQKITSLSLGFFSEERKGDIIARMSGDVQEVENSIMSSLDMLFKNPILILFYFITLICISWQLTLFTILFVPPFGWFMGIVGKKLKAQSTEAQSLWSDTMSMVEETLGGLRIIKAFCAEDKMNWRFNQVNSSYRDNIMRVNIRQQMAHPMSEFLGTILIVVVLWFGGILVLDYGRIDGPTIIFYLVMLYSIINPLKEFSKASYNIPKGLASMERIDKILKAEIEIKDKEKPEHISSFEHQIEFRHVSFAYTDHQNDELVYVLKDINLVIPKGKTIALVGQSGSGKSTMLDLIPRYYDVQEGEVLIDGINVKDLCVHDLRQLIGNVNQEAILFNASFKDNIRFGKTDATDEEIANAAKIANAYEFITKSEHGFDTNIGDRGGRLSGGQRQRVSIARAILKNPPILILDEATSALDTESERLVQDALERLMKTRTTVAVAHRLSTIKHADEICVLHEGRIVERGTHEELITKDGYYKKLHDMQQV; translated from the coding sequence ATGAAGGAATTTTTGCAAATCTTACGCCGATTCGTCCCTCCATATAAGAAGTATCTGGGGCTCTCTGTTCTGTTCAATATCCTGTCTGCGGTATTGAACATATTTTCGTTTGCAGCCTTGATTCCTATCCTGCAGATTCTCTTCCAGGTAGATGGCGGCATCCGTGCCAACGACTATATGGAATGGGATGGAACGCTGGGCAGCATCAAGGAAGTGGCAACCAACAACCTGTATTATTACATCCAGGAGTTCATCGTGGCGCACAGTGCATCACTGGCTCTGCTGGTTATCGGCTTGTTCCTTGCCTTCATGACATTCCTCAAGACGGGAGCCTATTTCCTCTCTTCAGCCACCATCATCCCTATCCGTACAGGTATTGTGCGTGATATCCGCAACCAGCTCTACCAGAAGATTACCTCGCTTTCGCTGGGCTTCTTCAGCGAGGAGCGCAAGGGAGATATCATCGCCCGAATGAGCGGTGATGTGCAGGAGGTGGAAAACAGCATCATGTCGTCGCTCGATATGCTCTTCAAGAATCCTATCCTCATTCTCTTCTATTTCATCACGCTCATCTGCATCAGCTGGCAGCTCACCCTCTTCACCATCCTCTTTGTGCCACCATTCGGCTGGTTCATGGGTATTGTAGGAAAGAAGCTGAAGGCACAGAGCACCGAGGCGCAGTCGCTCTGGAGCGACACGATGAGTATGGTAGAAGAAACCCTGGGCGGCTTGCGCATCATCAAGGCTTTTTGTGCTGAAGATAAGATGAACTGGCGCTTCAACCAGGTGAATAGCAGCTACCGTGACAACATCATGCGCGTGAACATCCGTCAGCAGATGGCTCATCCGATGAGTGAGTTCCTGGGAACCATCCTCATCGTAGTGGTATTGTGGTTTGGCGGTATCCTGGTTCTGGATTACGGCAGAATCGATGGTCCTACCATCATCTTCTACCTCGTGATGCTCTACAGCATCATCAACCCGCTGAAGGAATTCTCCAAGGCAAGCTACAATATCCCGAAGGGATTGGCAAGCATGGAGCGTATCGACAAGATTCTGAAAGCCGAGATTGAAATCAAGGACAAGGAGAAACCTGAGCATATCAGCAGCTTCGAGCATCAGATAGAGTTCCGCCATGTTTCCTTCGCCTATACCGACCACCAGAACGATGAGCTGGTTTACGTGCTGAAGGATATCAACCTGGTGATTCCAAAGGGTAAGACCATCGCACTGGTGGGACAGAGCGGTAGCGGAAAGAGTACGATGCTCGACCTGATTCCCCGTTACTACGATGTACAGGAGGGCGAAGTGCTCATCGACGGCATCAACGTGAAGGACCTCTGCGTACACGATCTCCGCCAGCTGATAGGTAATGTGAACCAGGAGGCTATCCTCTTCAATGCCAGCTTCAAGGACAATATCCGCTTCGGCAAGACGGATGCTACCGACGAGGAAATTGCCAATGCGGCGAAGATTGCCAATGCCTACGAGTTCATCACCAAGTCAGAGCACGGCTTCGATACCAATATCGGTGATCGTGGCGGCAGACTCTCCGGAGGTCAGCGTCAGCGTGTGAGCATAGCCCGTGCCATTCTCAAGAATCCTCCTATCCTTATCCTCGACGAGGCAACATCGGCTCTTGATACAGAGAGCGAGCGCCTGGTACAGGATGCCCTGGAGAGATTGATGAAGACCCGTACCACCGTGGCAGTAGCCCACCGATTGAGTACCATCAAGCATGCCGACGAAATCTGCGTCCTGCACGAGGGCAGGATTGTGGAGCGTGGTACCCACGAAGAATTGATAACAAAAGACGGATATTACAAGAAGTTGCATGACATGCAGCAGGTGTAA
- the miaB gene encoding tRNA (N6-isopentenyl adenosine(37)-C2)-methylthiotransferase MiaB: MKKLFIETYGCQMNVADSEVVASVMQMAGYEICEKEEEADAIFLNTCSIRENAENKIYHRLDTLHAEQKKGRKVILGVLGCMAERVKDDLIQNHYANLVCGPDSYLNLPDLIAQCEMGTNAINIELSKTETYRDIVPQRIGGNRVSGFVSIMRGCNNFCHYCIVPYTRGRERSRDAESILREVRDLQQRGFKEVTLLGQNVNSYGLSPSGKREEGSLSFAELLHMVAQAVPDMRVRFTTSNPEDMTEDILQAIAEEPNLCKHIHFPAQSGSNKILKLMNRKYTREEYLQHIADIKRIIPGCGITTDIFVGYHDETEEDHQETLSLVKEVGFDSAFMFKYSERPGTYAAKHLPDNVSEETKIARLNELIKLQTEVSAEQNKKDEGKEFTILIENFSKRSREQMMGRTEQNKAVVIDKGNHHIGEFVKVRITGSTSATLFGEEVKE; this comes from the coding sequence ATGAAGAAACTGTTTATTGAGACTTATGGCTGCCAGATGAACGTGGCAGACAGCGAGGTAGTTGCCTCTGTGATGCAGATGGCAGGCTACGAAATTTGCGAGAAGGAAGAAGAGGCTGATGCCATCTTCCTGAACACCTGCAGCATTCGTGAGAATGCGGAGAACAAGATTTACCATCGCCTCGACACCCTGCATGCTGAGCAGAAGAAGGGAAGAAAGGTGATTCTCGGCGTATTGGGCTGCATGGCTGAGCGCGTGAAGGATGACCTCATCCAAAACCACTATGCCAACCTGGTCTGTGGACCAGACAGCTATCTCAACCTGCCGGATTTGATTGCGCAGTGCGAGATGGGTACCAACGCCATCAACATAGAACTTTCAAAGACCGAGACCTACCGAGACATCGTGCCTCAGCGCATCGGTGGCAACAGGGTGAGCGGTTTCGTAAGCATCATGCGTGGTTGCAACAACTTCTGCCACTACTGCATCGTGCCTTATACCCGTGGACGTGAGCGCAGCCGCGATGCCGAGAGCATCTTGCGTGAGGTGCGCGATTTGCAGCAGCGTGGTTTCAAGGAAGTTACCCTGCTGGGACAGAACGTAAACAGCTATGGTCTCTCGCCATCGGGCAAACGCGAGGAAGGCAGTCTTTCTTTCGCCGAGCTCCTGCACATGGTAGCCCAGGCTGTGCCGGATATGCGTGTACGCTTTACCACCTCTAACCCAGAGGATATGACCGAGGACATCCTGCAGGCCATCGCCGAGGAGCCAAACCTCTGCAAGCACATCCACTTCCCAGCCCAGAGCGGAAGTAACAAGATACTGAAGCTGATGAACCGCAAATACACCCGTGAGGAGTATCTGCAGCACATCGCTGACATCAAGCGCATCATCCCAGGCTGCGGCATCACCACCGACATCTTCGTGGGTTACCACGACGAGACAGAGGAAGACCATCAGGAAACCCTCTCGCTGGTGAAGGAAGTAGGCTTCGACAGCGCCTTCATGTTCAAGTATTCAGAGCGCCCTGGCACCTACGCAGCCAAGCACCTGCCAGACAACGTTTCTGAGGAAACCAAGATAGCCCGCCTCAACGAGCTCATCAAGCTGCAGACCGAGGTGAGCGCCGAACAGAACAAGAAGGACGAGGGCAAGGAATTCACCATCCTCATTGAGAACTTCAGCAAGCGTAGCCGTGAGCAGATGATGGGCCGTACCGAGCAGAACAAGGCGGTGGTTATCGACAAGGGCAACCACCACATCGGAGAGTTCGTAAAGGTCCGCATCACCGGTTCTACCTCTGCTACCCTCTTCGGAGAGGAAGTTAAAGAATAA